Genomic window (Phragmites australis chromosome 21, lpPhrAust1.1, whole genome shotgun sequence):
aataaaaatcaatttgcataacacataaaatgaaaattataaattagatctattcacaaataataaacatgattccaatattatgaacaaaaattatatttatattttacattctaatatttatatataaatagttgatgtatcttagTATACAAacattattaatataaatattataatttAACTGTAAGCTAAATTTAGATACGCTAGTAGTCCTataaatatatgcatgcatggccgGTGATGTCGTTGCTTGCTGCCTCACACCTCGCCTAatgaagaagataagaagaagaTATGGTACGTGTGATCTCGCGCATTGGTTGCTTAGCATCGCATGCGCAGTAGCAGCAGTAGAAGATATGATACGATTACGATCCTTTCCCTGGTGCCATTACTCTTCCTCGACGCGGTTTCGCTTTCGCCACAGGACGGCtggccccggccccggccccgaTCTCTCCACGACCGAGGCATGCAGCCCAGGCCGGTCACGGCAGCTCCGGCGACCGGCGTTACTGTGCCCGTGCGCCAGCCAAGTTATGGCGCGCATTTACTGCCTGCCCTTCCTTCACCCCCGCTGTACTGTAATGCACTCCCTAATTACCgcatttattattatttgtaCCACCCGCCCACGATCCGCTCCAAGTGCCCCTCGCCTCTCTCCTCCGACGAGACGGGGCCGCGGAAGGCAAGGCAGAAGAGGAAGACAGTGAGTGCACAGCAGCAACGTCTCCTCCGACGAGAGAGCACATGCACAGAGGAAGCAAGCGTTTCATTTCGattcgaggtagaagaagaccACTACCACGTCTTGTTCGTCTTCAACCTCGCGTCGCGTTGGCTCGAGGTGGTTGAGCACGCGACGCTAGTAGCATTgaagagaagaggaggggaggaggaagaggaagcagcGGGTACACGGAGGCACACAACAACCGACAGGGTATTTACTGACTCCATTTACTCCCCCCGCCCTGCTTGTCTCCATCCTTTCACCATTCATCCATCCTTTCACCATTCACCCATccgtctccccctcttctcttctcttctccttcctttcctGCCCAGCTCGATAAAtctgcttcctcttctcctGTACCTTCCCTCCCATGCTTCGTCTTGGATTTTACTAATTACTTTCTTCTATTGGGGACACGCTGCCGGCTAATCTGCCGGTCGACCAAGAGGAGGAGTTAATaattctttctttccttctttcttgATCGGTTAATCTGCCGGTCGAGCAAGGAAAACAAAGGATGTTTGGGGACTGCCAGGTCCTGTCCTCGATGGCcggggcctcctcctcggccgaCGCGCTCTTCATCCCCAACCCTGGCGCACTTGCCGGCTTCATGTCCtcctccgtcgccgccgccatgcCCTTACACCACTTCTCCACCGCCGCCGTAATCCCTGTGAGTACTCCGATCCGCGTGGTCTTGCTGCTTTCATTTGTGTGCGTGTGCAAGAAAGGAAAAATGTCTTCTTTCTTTGAGTCTCAACTGATGTGTGTGCGTGTGCAGAAGGAGGAGGGCGGCGTGATGGGCGCGCTCCAGTTGGCCAAGGACGAGGAGATGGAGCTGGAGATGGACATGGAGCTCAGCGGCGGCTCCGGGAGCGGCCACCTGGACGGCCTGCTCAGCTTCGCCGATGTGGACGACGACCGGCCGGAGCAGAAGCCGCAGCACGGCGGCCTCGACCTGCAGCCGGCGAACGGCGGCCAGCAACAGTTGGTTGTCAACGGCAAGAAGAAGCGTTACCACCGCCACACGGCGCACCAGATCCAGCAGATGGAAGCGTAAGAACCATCATCTTGGTTCTTAACCATGCATTCTTTATGCATCTCATGATCTGGCTTACCTTGCATTGTCCCGGCCCGCAAATTAATAAACTAAATCTGATGGATGCATCGATGATCGAGCTGCTTCCTGCTTGCAGGATGTTCAAGGAGTGCCCACACCCGGACGACAAGCAGCGGCTGAAGCTGAGCCAGGAGCTGGGGCTCAAGCCCCGGCAGGTCAAgttctggttccagaaccgccgCACGCAGATGAAGGCGCAGCAGGACCGGGCGGACAACGTGCTCCTCCGCGCCGAGAACGAGAACCTCAAGAGCGAGAACTACCGCCTGCAGGCCGCCATCCGCAACGTCGTCTGCCCCAACTGCGGCCACGCCGCCGTCCTCGGCGAGATGTCCTACGAGGAGCAGCACCTCCGCATAGAGAACGCAAGGCTCAAGGACGAGGTCCGTGCCCCTCCCTACCTACTCAGCTCGATCGCTTAAACCCAAAGCACTGCATGGAATGCAAAAATCTTGGTCGAGCAagtactttttttaaaaaaaaattgtgattcgGACCAGCACTGTGCATTGTGCATGTAGCTCGACCGCCTGGCGTGCATCGCCACTCGGTACGGCGGAGGCCGCCAGCCGAGCCTGTCGGCGTCCGCACTGGGCTGCTtatcggcgccgccgccggtgttGATGCCGCCGCTCGACCTCGACATGAGCGCCTACTCGCGCCATTTCACCGATCAGTCTCCGGTCATGGGCTGCGGCGATCTCATCCAGCCCGTCCTCGCGTCGCCGCAGCAGATCACCGAGCACCATGCCACGGCATCGTACATGAGCGCGCTGGCGCCCGTCCAGGAGCAGGACAGGCAGCTGGTGCTCGACCTGGCCGCCACGGCGGCCGACACCCTCGCCAAGATGTGCCGCACCGGCGAGCCGCTCTGGgtgcgccgccgcggcgcgaGCTCCGAGGTCATGGCGGCCGAAGAGCACGCGCGGATGTTCAGCTggacggtcgacggcgggaaGCAGGGCGGAGCTTCAGCGGCTGCCGCGGCCAGGACTGAGGGGTCGCGGGACAGCGCGGTGATCATCATGAACAGCATCACGCTGGTCGATGCCTTCCTCGATGCAGTGAGTAGTGCTCGCTCAGTTTATTAATTTGATCCACTTTATTCCTCAAATTAAGCAACTAAGTACGTAATTGTGTTGTGTTTATGGCAGAACAAGTGGATGGAGCTGTTCCCGTGGATCGTTTCCAAGGCAAGAACCATTCAGGTGATAAGCCATGGAGCTGCTTCTGGCCACCTGGGCAGTGGATCTCTCCTCTTGGTAACTCAGCTCTCATCTCATGATCGATTAACTAAACTCGATCGATCGATACCTTTTTAATGCATGTAACATGTGAAGATTCAGACTGGACTGGGATTGATTGGATTGCGTTGAATATAATGTAACAGATGCAGGCGGAGGTGCAGTTCCCGTCTCCT
Coding sequences:
- the LOC133903761 gene encoding homeobox-leucine zipper protein ROC3-like, giving the protein MFGDCQVLSSMAGASSSADALFIPNPGALAGFMSSSVAAAMPLHHFSTAAVIPKEEGGVMGALQLAKDEEMELEMDMELSGGSGSGHLDGLLSFADVDDDRPEQKPQHGGLDLQPANGGQQQLVVNGKKKRYHRHTAHQIQQMEAMFKECPHPDDKQRLKLSQELGLKPRQVKFWFQNRRTQMKAQQDRADNVLLRAENENLKSENYRLQAAIRNVVCPNCGHAAVLGEMSYEEQHLRIENARLKDELDRLACIATRYGGGRQPSLSASALGCLSAPPPVLMPPLDLDMSAYSRHFTDQSPVMGCGDLIQPVLASPQQITEHHATASYMSALAPVQEQDRQLVLDLAATAADTLAKMCRTGEPLWVRRRGASSEVMAAEEHARMFSWTVDGGKQGGASAAAAARTEGSRDSAVIIMNSITLVDAFLDANKWMELFPWIVSKARTIQVISHGAASGHLGSGSLLLMQAEVQFPSPLVPAREVVFFRYCVHNGDEGTWSVVDFPAELETSSVVKCRRRPSGCMIQDMPNGYSRVVWVEHMEMVGEEKPLHQVLKDYVAGAGAFGATRWVSLLQRQCERLASELARNISDVGVIRTPEARTNMMKLSQRMITTFCANISASGSQSWTALSESTEDTIRVTTRKNTDPGQPSGVILTAVSTSWLPFSHQQVFELLADEQQRCQLEILSNGGSLHEVAHIANGSHPRNCISLLRINAASNSSQNVELLMQESSTHPDGGSLVVFATVDVDAIQVTMSGEDPSYIPLLPLGFAIFPATNPSPAATSANSGNGDSSPGNADEPASGCLLTVGMQVLASAVPSAKLNLSSVTAINNHVCNAIHKITTALKGPGASRAEPAPAGSD